The Zingiber officinale cultivar Zhangliang chromosome 2A, Zo_v1.1, whole genome shotgun sequence genomic sequence gcagtccatattcacgagtgtaccttaagtacctcagtactcttgttatccctttccagtgctcaataccgggattactcgtgtatctgctCAGTCtgcttactgcgtaggctaagtctggtcgtgtacaactcatcaagtacatcagacttccaatcactcgagagtactctatctacgagatactttcacctcgatttttcgatagatgttgacttgtatctatcggcgttcgtgccaacgtagtatcacccttggtgaatttctcaagaatcttgtccacgtaatgagactgacgaagaacaagtccttctgtcgttctaagaattttgattcctagaatcacatcaactAGGCTCATATCTTTCAtgttaaatcttgagttcaacatatctttagtggatttgattatcttatcattactcccaatgataagtatgtcatctacatagaggcacaagatgacatagttacTCTATGTGattctcatgtagacacatttatcacatttattgatcttgaagccacattccttcatggcattatcaaatgtcttatgtcactgctttggtgcttgtttcaaaacatataatgacttcaccaatctacagaccttgtGTTTCTTTCCcgacacagaaaacccctcaggttggtccatatagatttcctcttctaaatccccgtttagaaagattgtctttacatccatttgatatatttCTAGATTTCATAGAGCAgcgatagccaacaatactctaatggaagttattttaGATACCGGatagtatgtatcgaagtaatcaaggccttctcgttgtcggtatcctttgattaccaatctggccttgtatttatcgattatgtcatctgatttcattttcttcttgaagatccacttacaccctagtggtttacttcctggaggaagatccacaagtttccaagtgtgattttgtaagatagattctatctcagatgcaattgtctctttCCAGTGAGGGCCATCAAAAGAGCCTacaacttctgagtaacttcggggctcactttccaacatgaatgTGATGAAATCCGATccttaggatttttctacccaaactcttttactccgtctaggctcaacctccacagtttcctcgtcatcatcatcttcttcttcgcctggTGTTTCGGTTGcctgttttgaggagctagcatcctcccgggtcttatatggaaacaTATGCTCGAAgaatgaggcatttctcgattcgattatcgagttcttgtgtatctccggtatgcgtgactcatacacacaaaatctatacgcaGTGTTGTCTTGTGCATAGCCAATAaagatgcaatcaacagtctttgatcctatcttaatccttttcggatcaggcactaacactttggcaagacacccccacatcgtaaatatttgtaggacggttgtcttccattccacaactcataaggactcttatctattttcttccggggcaccttatttaaaaggtaagtagctgttaacacagcttccccccacatgaactctggcagtccagagcttaatagaagagcattcatcatctcctttagagttcgattctttcgctcagcaactccattttgctgaggagtataaggagctgttgtttcgtgtctgatcccatgtttagcacacaactcagcgaatggtgatacatattcatcgcctcggtcacttcgaaccaccttaatctttctattacgctggttttcaacctcatttttatagagagtgaatttctctatagcttcatccttacttttaagaagatacacataacagtattttgtgttatcatctacaaaagtgataaaatatttattaccaccacgtgttggcgtaccttttaggtcgcacacatcagtgtggattaggtcaagtggttcattacttcttttaatatgttgaaaggatgaccttgtcattttcgcttcaacacaaatctcacacttgtgttttggatcaaggtggaatgtaggtatgctttgcatgtttattaatctacgcaatacatcgtagttaacatgtcctagtgtACCATGTcataaacacgaagactcaagcatataagtggaagaactttcatttttatttatcttgggcctaatggccattacattgagcttaaacaacccatcagatacataacccCTTCCTATAAACACTCCGTTCTTGGACAGtacaactctgtctgactcaaagacaatgcgaaagtcatgcttgcttaacagtgatccagatactagattctttcgaatctccggaacatacaacacattgttcagagtgagatccttgcccgaggtcatcttcagcaccatcTTTCCTTGGCCCATTATGTCCGAGGTTACTGAGTTCCCTATGAACAGTTTATCTCCaatgacttcttcaaagttgtggagtagctccttgctgcagcacacatgtctggtggctccagtatcgatccatcaTTGCCAAGGATTGGAGCCTATTAGGTTCACCTCAGAGATCACGGCACAGAGATCCATATCCTATTCTCCTACTAGGTTGGTCTCAGCCTTTTTCTTCTTTGGCCTTTTACAGTCTGAACCTTGTGACCCATACGATCACAATTGTAGCATTTCCTTAAGAACTTTTTCATGTTTTGTCCTTTGGGTTGCGTCGTGGAAGATTTTGGATGCTTCCGTTTTGAGCTTTGTCCGTGCTCAACAACATTGGCTTTTACAGTAGTctgagagaacagttttctctctgaattcttgttgtcttcttctatacgaaggcgaacaacaagttcctccaggttcatttccttccgcttgtgcttcaagtAATTATTAAAGTCCTTCCAGCCAGTTGGTAGCTTTTCGATGATAActgccacttggaaggtttcgctcagagtcataccttctgagtgaatttcttgtaagagtacttgaagctcctggacttgactgATTACAGACTTCGAGTCACTCATCTTATAGTCCAGGAAACGACCAACAATAAACTTTTTGGCCCCAGCATCCTCCAATTTATATTTCTTGTCCAGAGATTCTCACAGTTCATTTGCCATTTTCATCTCACAATACACAAGATAGAGTGAGTCGGCAAGATTGTTAAGGATGTAGTTTCGACAGAGGAACTCAAAATCGTTCCATTTGTCGATCAGAAGGAGAGTGTTCACCTCATCTACACCCTTAACAACCTTGGGAGTTTCCTCGGTCAAGATACGTGCCAGACCTAGCGTGGTTaagtagaagaacatcttctgctgccaccgattgaaattcactcctgtgaatttttctggcttttccccatgattgattggcacattcccaatcggggcggaggaggCCGACACATATTGAGCCTGTTGCATCTCAACATTTTCTGCGGCCATGGTAACAGAACGAATCTATTTTACGTTTTGTTGGGAGTAAATCCGTTACAATCTGTGTGATCTTCTCAGAAGTTATTTTCCACGCTTCTGAGTGCGTACCAGAGTCACAAAAACTTACAATCAAGTAgttttgagcagataatctcaaactgtcgactctagCGAGCCGAGCCACGCGCCGAGTAGATGAGTTGCGGACACCGTGAATTGTCGAGCGGCGCCACGTTGTGCTGAGAGTTGCTGACAGGATGTCGAGAGTTGCAACACGAACTcagagtggatgccgagtccagcagagcgttgtctccttaaaacagattcggcccCTCCGCGGTGCTTAGAGGATTAGGtggacgtctgtttcccaggataaacGACAAGATCACGAGCACAACcgagcactggttgtcgtgacgatctgaactagatccgaaaactatcacTATTTCTGTTGAGCAAAAGAAGTGCACAACAGAAGGGAAGGAAACATGGGGATTCAAGAAGGAAGTGAAGCACTCACACAAAGCTCACAGATCACttgagttgttttttttttctctcaagtGCTTTTGCTTCAATCCTCTCAaggtcttatatagacctctgTTGGCCTCTGTTTTGCTTGCAAGCTCGTTGCAAGCACAacgagcaagccacgttgtggcttgcatgcttgccaacatgccagcaagccacaacgtggcttgcatgCAAGCTTGCCACGTGTTGTGGCTTGCTTGCAAGCTTGCCACGTGACGAGCAGGCAAGCTTGCCATGTGGCGTGCAAGCAAGCTGGCGACCTTCCTTGTCTTGTATGCTGGCCAATAAGTTGATGTTACAAACAATGGGGTTCACAAACGGATTGATGTCATCCGAACCCTGGATTCTTACCCCCTTTGTTCCGAATCAGCCGAAAGGCTTCACTTTCTTTGTGGGACTGAAACTCACACGTCGTATTTCCATTCAAGTTTTTCCAACACTGACTACATCACCGTTGCACCTCTGACGTTGCCTCTTGCGCCGCCACCCACTCCCCCACTGGCTCCGAATCCTCCGCCTTGACCACTCCCACCGCCGGTGCCACCTCCGCCGATGCCACCGAAACCACCACCACCTCCAACTCCCCCAccggcgccgccgccgccgcctatGCCGCCACTAGAGCCGAATCCTCCACCGTGGTCGCTCCCACCTCCAAGACCACCCCCACCATCTCCTCCGAACCCTCCACATCCTCCCACACTGCCGTCATTGCCAGTCCCGAAACCTCCTCCAGAGCCGCTCCCACCACCGGCACCTCCACCGCCTCCACTTCCGAATCCTCCGCCACCTCTGACACTACCACCAGCTCCTCCACCGACACCACCTCCACCTCCGAACCCTCCTTCATGACCAGCCCCGCCACTAGCCCGCCGCCACCCAACCCTCGACCTCGACAGCCACCGAAACGGAAGCCACAGCAGAAAGGCCCGCGACCGAACCTCCTGGGCCGCCGAATTTCCGCGACCGAACCTCCTGGGCCGCCGAAATCAGCGAGTGTAGCGGAAACGAGAAGAAGCAAGAGCGTGAAGCATTTGGCGGAAAGAACCATGACTGACATTTTTAACCTCCTACCAGAAACGCCTGGACTCTGAATCTCTGATCGAGATCGATCCCTGCCTCAAGTCACCACGACCATGCCCATCCTTTTATAAGAAACCATGGCAGAGCAGTCCGATCGATCGATATCTATCCACTTGCGCAGTACGTTAATGGCAGAAGATAGAAGATGTAAGAAGAAAGCAGCATTGAAGGTGCGCAGTACGTAAGATGTAAGAAGAAAGCAGCATTGAAGGTGTAAGAAGATGTAAGAAGAAAGCATTGAAGGAAGCAGCATTGCATTGATGGCGCGCCTAATGCGAGCGATTTCGCTTTTTGCAGCAGTTGGCTGGGGAGCTGGGCGAAGCTTTAATTCGTCCTGTTGCTCAACTCGAACCATTTCCTTCGCCGACATTCTCGCAGCACTGCAGAAGCTCGACACTACTGTACTGTATTTTAAGGTCGAATCGAATAATCAATAAAATTCAAATAATATAAGCAAAGTTTTCGATAATTTTTTCTTATAGTTGCCTTAATATTAAGATACTGTTCTTCCGGTAGTTTACTTGTCCCACAGCAGACTTCAGTTTAGGAACATAATTATTCGATTGACTGCAAGTTTCAAGCCTTGAGAAGAATCAATCCTTCTCTTCGGTTTTGGGGATCATGCTTCGCCAGATCCCAGCCAAGATACTGCCATAGGCCGCTTGGCAAACACTAGACACGGCACAAGGGACTGCTGTCAACGGATTGCCAAATTGCTGGCCTGCAAGAACTACTCCGAGCATAGAATTCTACAAAATGCGAAGAGATGTCAAACATAGCCATCGAAATGGTGATTTTTCGAGTAACAAGGAGGAGACTACCTGCATTCCAACCTCGATCGAGATAGTGCGAGAAGATGACACGTCAATTCCCAGCACCCTTGCTAGAACATAGCCAAAGAAGAAGCCCGACCCGTGGAGACAAGCAACAGAGATCACCACTTGCAAACCAGAAGAGAGGATAGCCGAGGCATTTTGAGCAATTGCACTGCCACAAAGTAATGCTACAGTTGCAACTGCTATTAGTGGCATCACAGGCGAAACAAACTCAATAAGACTATTGCAATATTGGTTCAGAACTGCACCGAGAAGCACGGGAGCAAGCACAACCTATGAAGCCACAAAGAAATGTGAAAATACGAAAGAAAACAAAAGTTAAATTATCTGGCTTTCGCTGAACCTGAACAGTCGACATAAAAAGCCCAACTGGATCGACTGCGACGAATCTTCCAGCAAGTTTTGATGTGAGAAAAGGTGTCATTATCTGCAGTTCAAACCTTGAGAAGGTTGCTGCTAAGAAACGGGGAATGATGTTTGAAAAAGAAGATGAAAAATGAAGAGGTTTTATTACCACAGCGGCGAAGGTGCTTACTGCTGTCATCAACACAGAGAGGGCAACATTTCCCCTGGAACACAACTAAATCGTTTTTTGAAACTATTTTCTACAATCTAAAGATGTAAAATGTGTTCGTGCTCCGTTATCTACCTTGCAAGATAGGTAACAATATTACTTGCGGTGCCTGCATCGATGATGGTTTATTCTCAAGTTTAACACGATGCAGAAACAGAATTATATAAGCAATGTAAGTGCATGGGAAGACCTCCTGGACAGCAACCGACTAATATCAAGCCGGCCGCATAATGAGCAGGTAACTTTAACAACTTGCTGACAAAAAAACTGGACAAAGGCATCACCTATAAAAGATCACGAGAAAATACTAGGTTTATAGAGAACAAAACTTAAAACTGAAAAACTCCTTAAAAGTTTGTATATATAAATCAGGCATCAGAGTGGAGCACTTGGAAATCACAGAGTCCCCTGATTTAATTGTATGGAAATATAATTGGACATTCACAGACACCTCaactataaaatatatatatatatatatatatatatatatggaagaaGAAAATCTTGCACATTATAGAAACAAGATGGGCAAATTATCAATACAAAGTTCATCACTTGCGTTGCTTAAACAGAAAAAGAAATGAACAAAGACATCCTTATGGGTTCATGGAAGGCATACTTAAGGTACAAAGATTTTAGTTAACTAGGATTAAgatgaaatatatatttttagagATTCTAAGAGAATGGACTAATTTTAACCTGCCATTACTATCTAATTAGAGTTTGGATCTAACAATGTGTGGCAAAAGAGCTGACCAAATTTTGACGGTGTAATTTACAAAAAAGGTTTTGGCACATCACAATCTTTAGTGTGTACTGATAATAATTAGATAATCCCAGCAAAGTACAGTTTATTCTTGCAAAatctgaaagaaaaaataatcctaCTTATAGTGGGAAAGGATTGTCTCACTGCATGCACCGTGATACTTAGGAATGATCATCATAGACAAGCGCAGAAATTAAAGGAGAGTTTGATACTTATTGTATGGATCCCATTACATGAAAAGTTAGAGGATGCCAAAATTACTTTGAAGAATATTAAGATCAAAGTAAGATTAGGTTTATGGTATTAATCACAACTTTCCTACAGCCTCAGTATAATGTAGTCAGAGACACTTGGTAtaatttgatgttgatttcaggAGGAACCATATTTCTTGATAGTAAATCAACAAAACAGTAAGATACATGACAAATTGTGATTTCCttgtaaataattatttttagtaaaaaaaaaattccatttAGTAAACTTGATGAATATAAAGTTAATTATTGTGTCTGTTAGGAGTTCCTAAAATATGAGGTTCACTATAGAACTCAAATTATTTTCAACAGAAGTCCGATataatgttgatttttaaactaaAAACTTCAAAGAGCTAAATGGTAATGGAACAAATGTAGATATGTAATGACAGGGAACTTAGTGAACTACTTAATCTATATCTTATTTTAAACATTAATAGTCCAAATTGTTTTTTAGGTAAAATTGTATAAGACAACAATGAATTATTCTCTGAAAAGCTAACAGTGAGATTTGTTTCTAAATTTAGCAACCAAGCCTAAAGTAATGAATTTTGGTATTTTTCAACTAAAGGTGCATTGTTCTAGAAGAGCATATTATTTGCCTCTTAATAGATTTAATCACATAAGAATGATGGAATTGCCCAAGAAATATAAGATCTTCCATATATTATCTCAATTTTATGTACTCCACAGGTTGACCTACTACTCTCCTGAGAAATAAAGAAGAGTATCTCAATAAGTGTTTATTGACCGGGTGAACCATACTAGTTTTCTCACCGATAATAGGATCAAAACCTACTTGACTTTCTTGATCAATAGTATGCATTCATTAAGAACATAGAAAGAACCATTTGAAGCATTAAGTTAAGGGACAACCATATAGAGTATCTTGGTTTCCTTCATTCATAAAAATTGAATCTAATCTACTAAAAAAAGGTAGTGGCAACAAAGATGTATGTTGAGGCTGTCAGTATGTCCAACTCGTATTCAGGTTAACAGTGAAGAATTTTGGATCAAATCATTGGACAAAGTTGTATGTCAGAGGTTAGCCTCCTAATGCAGCCCTTTTAGGTGGGATTGGGTTCGAGTCCACTCAGATCCAATCATTTTCAATCCTCAAAAGCTAATCAGCAGAAACTAAAGCAAAAGAGAATGTAAGTAAATGTATCCAAGAacagggagaagaagagaagaccgTGTACTGTAAGATGAAGCCAGAAGCCAACTCCTTGGGCATCAGTAGTGCAGCTCTCAGATCTTGGAGCGTCAGAGTCATGCCCATACCTGCAGCAGCCCTCAATTAGCTCGAATCAAAAAACCTAATCGTGAGTAATCGGCCGAATGCCAGGGAAAGAGGGAGAGACCAAGCATAGTGAGGGTGAGGCCAAATATCTGCAAGTTCTTGTCCACCCAGAGGAATGATGACGGCCTCCAAAGGGCAACACAGCAGGCTGTCCCCACCCACAGAGGGAAGGCCATGGATAACACTTCTCCAGCACGTAGCATGATCCCTCGGAGACTAACGTCGGTTTCTCCGCTGGCTGAGGGAGGGTCACTCGCGGCGCAGAGGAGAGGCAACACTGGCTTCCCTGTTCCATTGGGTCTTCTCCAGATTCCTTCTTCTTGGCCGCGGCCATCGACGGTGGAGCGAGTGGGTACGACGAGGAGGAGGGGGCGGTGAGGGGGTAGGATGCGTTGGAGATAGAACGGCGGTGTGGTCGTGCGGAGGAGAGGGGAGAGGAAGGAGGATGGCGATCGCGGAGCCGGCGGCGACTGGCGAAGGGCGGCCATCGTGGAGCCGGTGATGGCGACAGCGGAGTCGGCGGTCGTCAACCGATTATTCACTGAAACCAGGGAAGGAGTCAAGTCGTATCGGATGgagtttttttcttaaaaaaaaaggaaacccAAAGCGAGATTTTCGGATCCGGTCCGATCGGAAGAAAAACGTGTTGCAGAAATCAAAACATCTAGCAAAAGATGAAATCACTCGCTTCTAACGTCCATCATGAAAGAGATAAATCATAATATCCTGAGCGAACATATGACATGTGGGATGGGGCCGAGAATTTACGTTCCGACTATCCTAAGTTTCGACCTCACGATCTCATGTGACAAGCATCCCACCACATACAAACTCGGATGACTTGTGGGGTCTACAAAAATCAAAACATGCTCCAAATATTACAGGTCGCCAAAAAAAAAGTGCATAggttgaaaacaaaagaaaaatgaTATAAAAGGCTAGCTCGATACATAGAGTTTTCGTTATATAGGGATCTAGGAAAGAATTCATTGTAcataattttatcttattttttacAAAAACTTATTTCTAGGATTCGAACGCATGATCTTTTGGTCATAAAATAATAACTTTACCGTTATATCAATGTTCCtcttaaaaaaaatgatatggagagaaaaaaaaactgagagaaaaattcattaaaaaaatgattaatcaagttgggtaACATCGAGCCTGGAGTGATCGATCCGCTCCAAATAGTTTTAATTTAGTTGATAGATTACTACCccttcgattgttcttaatggttaaacctagggttactgtaagaagattaaatattgaatttcgttgaaaggctttatctaggaagtggtggatgatctcataccaaagaaggcctagtgtctcgccatgtttaacctggaagccgatctctgaaataaatatttaatcgaatttgtaacatgggtggatttggagtaataatgttaagcatcgtttgcgatccaagtttaaatctctaagaacagataagttgaatttggaatcaataatgttaagttttgtttgtgattccaaatttaatttctaaagaacacaataggttgttaggaaaggttcagaacttgtacaaaatttttgtacagaggaaccagtacgatattctgagcAACAACCAacagagcaatgatttgctctaatcgaaggctttgaagctccaaaagattcaaagggaaaaattatcaagaaaagcaaatggagcaaggagcaaaCTCAAATGTGCGAGGCGAACgataaggtaaccaaattattggttagtctattGCCAAACACAAACATTTGTAAAATTAGAGAATACAAGGATACAaatgaactatggagcaaattagcCAAGCTTCATGAGGttccctccactacaccaaaccaagagaaatccaaagagggcaacttattggagcaagaccaaaaggagaaggactccgaggttgagagatgctcaacattggaggaagaagaagaagcttcatcttcaacaaAGTGCAACgagaagggcaaagagggagcataatCTTTGTTCAATGtacaatgatcctgtccgaaccagaagtcaacagacgctgggcacgtgacgctccaaggctcgctgatgtaggtctccaactagtgtcgagatgctccggctatcctgcacagaagtcgagccgggaaggggattcccagcgacgaccctccgacgctcaagtcaggtaaatcacgatgaacaaggtggctccagaagtctcagagtacataccagcctcccttgtcgatgaaacctgaggttctttatatagagctgtgaaaggtttgggcacgcgtaccaaggtgcataagtgtcccctgtcctatcccaggtatgcggctgtcagaaagcttacctgtcctctgacccatatcgctatagtcgagcatgccctcgatgggacagcagaatcccctgtcacaagatttggagcatgacacacacgtgaaacctacaggttgtcagagaaagaaatcctctggccctttcctttgctccaaacttgtagtccgagcggaaagatacctaaacatccgaccggacatccgtagtggtttacttgtgctttgtggagactaacaaacaggggtgctttatgactgtgatcggtcaaaaggtcagctcggtctatgacctttttaactgagcgtcggaaccccgatttgacagggtgcctaccaactataagtgcaaaccggccggacccttccgggtactcgattccatcggccggccggcagtccagtcggaccgaccatctatggccgtccgtccggtcggaccacactctcctctgggtgggcggctgttccggtgacttccacttggcgttgactttgccagagaaggggggggcccgctcttactaccggatcacttgccttcccttcaagtctagtcgaaggaggcgcatagtccgactgactggactgtgagtctagccgaacggctcttccatgctaatctcctccgcccggtcagcggcagaggtatccttgaatgaatcaatgatggctttcgccggatctccttgcgttctgcgccaatcttcgacatcaatgtcgatcataccttcattaaatgctccgaatgattgactgccacgtggagcaatgccatcagagtacggaggcggttgcatgatattttgatgtgaccgaagcaattcgaaataaacggctagatgtatgcattgattcccgtgacctggatccgacggtggaggccgttcccacagacggcgccaatttgatcccacagacggcgccaatttgatcctgtctggaagctgagaaaacgaacctgccggtgtgacgtgtctggaaggttgaccgcatcctcatGACCCGGGGGTGagctgtccgctgcgttgaccagatcgtcagaagtcctcctgtatccagcgaccgggttcccccggtctctggtacctcggtgctcgaggcgaatcccacagatgcATAAATATCCGGAT encodes the following:
- the LOC122044110 gene encoding glycine-rich cell wall structural protein 1-like, with amino-acid sequence MSAKEMVRVEQQDELKLRPAPQPTAAKSEIARIRRAINAMLLPSMLSSYIFLHLQCCFLLTSYVLRTFNAAFFLHLLSSAINVLRKRFGRGNSAAQEVRSRAFLLWLPFRWLSRSRVGWRRASGGAGHEGGFGGGGGVGGGAGGSVRGGGGFGSGGGGGAGGGSGSGGGFGTGNDGSVGGCGGFGGDGGGGLGGGSDHGGGFGSSGGIGGGGGAGGGVGGGGGFGGIGGGGTGGGSGQGGGFGASGGVGGGARGNVRGATVM
- the LOC122042620 gene encoding probable sodium/metabolite cotransporter BASS1, chloroplastic isoform X1, with the protein product MAALRQSPPAPRSPSSFLSPLLRTTTPPFYLQRILPPHRPLLLVVPTRSTVDGRGQEEGIWRRPNGTGKPVLPLLCAASDPPSASGETDVSLRGIMLRAGEVLSMAFPLWVGTACCVALWRPSSFLWVDKNLQIFGLTLTMLGMGMTLTLQDLRAALLMPKELASGFILQYTVMPLSSFFVSKLLKLPAHYAAGLILVGCCPGGTASNIVTYLARGNVALSVLMTAVSTFAAVVIKPLHFSSSFSNIIPRFLAATFSRFELQIMTPFLTSKLAGRFVAVDPVGLFMSTVQVVLAPVLLGAVLNQYCNSLIEFVSPVMPLIAVATVALLCGSAIAQNASAILSSGLQVVISVACLHGSGFFFGYVLARVLGIDVSSSRTISIEVGMQNSMLGVVLAGQQFGNPLTAVPCAVSSVCQAAYGSILAGIWRSMIPKTEEKD
- the LOC122042620 gene encoding probable sodium/metabolite cotransporter BASS1, chloroplastic isoform X2, with amino-acid sequence MAALRQSPPAPRSPSSFLSPLLRTTTPPFYLQRILPPHRPLLLVVPTRSTVDGRGQEEGIWRRPNGTGKPVLPLLCAASDPPSASGETDVSLRGIMLRAGEVLSMAFPLWVGTACCVALWRPSSFLWVDKNLQIFGLTLTMLGMGMTLTLQDLRAALLMPKELASGFILQYTVMPLSSFFVSKLLKLPAHYAAGLILVGCCPGGTASNIVTYLARGNVALSVLMTAVSTFAAVIMTPFLTSKLAGRFVAVDPVGLFMSTVQVVLAPVLLGAVLNQYCNSLIEFVSPVMPLIAVATVALLCGSAIAQNASAILSSGLQVVISVACLHGSGFFFGYVLARVLGIDVSSSRTISIEVGMQNSMLGVVLAGQQFGNPLTAVPCAVSSVCQAAYGSILAGIWRSMIPKTEEKD